AGCGGCCGCTCCCCGGGTACCAGCGACGAGGGCAGGCCGGGGGCGATCTCCGCGAGCACCACGGTCTCATCGACTCCAAGCTCCCGGCACACCGCTGCCGACGTGTCCCCGCCCAGCGTGATCAACCGCCGGGCGCCGGTTTCGGCCAGTGCGGCCTTCGCCACGCTGGCGAGCACCGCGGAGATCCGCCGGCTCACCGCGACCCCGTCCATCCCCAGGGAGGCGCCCAGCGCCCGTGCAGCGTCCACCGCATCGGGCCGGTTCTCCGACCGCACCACCACGTTGGCCCCGGCCCGCAGGCCGTCGGCCGCGGCCCGGGCGAGCTGCGCCGCCGCGCCCGCGGGATCCCGCAGCGCCTCCTCGCTGGTCAGGGTGAAGACCCGGGCGCCGGCGGCCTCCGCGGCCGCCACCTGCGCCTGCGTCTGGGGCATTACCGAACCGGCGATGACCAGCACTCCCGCGGCGTCGTCCAGCTCCAGGCCGGCCAGCGGGGAGTACGGGGTCACAGGCTCCCAGACCGCGGGGAGCTCCTCGGCCAGGGCGGAAGAGCCCAGCAGGACGCGCTCCGCCGCAGCCGCCCTGGCGATGGCCGCCAGGTCGGCCTGGGTCTCGCCGTCGCAGAGGGCGTAGGCGACGCCCGCCGCCTGCGCCTCCCCCATCGCCGCCCGGATCGCCTCCGGACCGCGCCGGATCACCGCGAGGGGGATCAGCCCCACCTTCCGGCCCGTCTGCCGCTGCAGGTCGGCCACCAGGTTGGACTCGGTGCGGGGATGCACAGGGTCCCGGGCGAACTCGGACTCGGCCAGCGGGCGGCCGTGCACGTAGTGGCAGCCGTCCCGGGTGGCGCGGCCGTTCTTGGGGAATGCGGCCACGGCCAGGGCGAAGCCGTGGTCGAGCTCGTCGAACAGCGCGTCGAACTCGGGGCCGACGTTTCCCCGGAAGACCGAGCAGGTCTTCTTCCAGAAGAGGCCGCAGCCGGCCCGGACCAGGGCGGCGGTGGCCCGGCGCACCTTCGCATATGCCACGGACGGCGCATCCATGCGGCTGTCGGTGTCGATGATGATCACGTCGGTGCGCCGGCCGGCCAGCCGCTGCGGCAGCGTGCTCAGGTCGGTGCCGGCGCCGAAGATGCGCACCGCGTACCCGTGCTTGGCGAACATCACGCCGATGTCGCCGGCGCCGGTGATGTCGTCGGCCACCACGCCCACCAGCGGCCGGGGCACCCTCGCATGTCCGCTCACAGCCGCAGCCCCCCTCCCAGGTTGACGCCCTCCCGCAGGACGGGCCGCTGCGTGCCCGGGGCCACCGCCGCGCCGAAGAGCGGCTTCGCGCCGGCCAGCTCGTCGTCGGTGAGGATGCGGGCCTGGCCGCCGGTCATCAGCCAGACCTTGATGTTCTGCTCCAGCTCTTCGGCGATGTCCACCGCCTGGTCCAGGGCGGGCGCGTAGGTGACCACGCCGTGGTTCTGCAGCAGGATGGCGTTGACGGAGCGGCAGACCGCCTCGATCCGCTCGGCCAGGCGCTGCGCACCCGGCGGGATGTACTCGATCAGCGGCACCCGGCCCACGCGGGTCACCGAGCCCGAGGTGACCGCGGGCAGCACGTTGCCGGTGTCGGTGGGCACCGCGAGGCAGCTGAGGGCGATGGCCGCCTGCGAGTGCAGGTGGAGCACGGCGCCCACCTCGGGCCTGGCCCGGTAGATGGCGGCGTGGAAGATGGCCTCCTTCGAGGGCTGCAGCGCCTCGCCGGGCAGCGGGCGCCCGGAGAGGTCGCAGGCGACGAAGTCGCCGGGCAGCAGCCGGCCGAAGGAGGTGTTGGTGGCGCTGATCAGCATGCCGTCGCCGAAGCGGTGGCTCAGGTTGCCGCCGGTGGAGTAGGTGTAGTTCCGCTGGAAGAGCGACCGGGAATGGTCGATCATCGCCTGCACGATCTGTTCACGGTCCATCTACCTGGCCTCCTTCGCTACATGCAGTGCGGGCCGGAAGGCGGGATCCCGCAGCCGGGCGATGAGCCCCGCGAGCAGGGGCGCCGCAGCCGGGTGGTCGCCGAGGCAGCCGGCCACGCGGAAGGTGGTCGCCACCACGCTCCCCCGGCCCAGCCGGAAACCGAGCGCCGTCGCCGCCGGCAGCCGGACCCACCCCAGCACGTACCCGGCCAGCCAGTCGGCCTGCGCCTCCCCCGCCCCCAGGACGACGTGCTCGGGCAGCAGGCCCGCCCAGTCCAGGTCCAGCGGGTTCTCCAGCGCCGCCTCGCTCTCGCCCAGCAGCCCCGGCCGCAGCCAGTGCCAGCCCGAGGCCCAGTCGCCGTGCCACTGGCCGTCCTTCCGGTCGACGATCCGCAGCCCGCCGGGAAGGTCCTGCGGCGCGCCGGCCAGCAGCAGCAGGCGCCCGCCGGCGGCAACGTGGGCAAGGGCGGGGCCTTCCAGGCGGGAGGCCAGGGCCACATCCCCGGCCGCTCCGAGCCCCCCGGCGGACACCGCATACCCCAGCGCCTCGAGCGCACCGGCCAGGCCGGGATGCGCACCGGCCAGATCCGGATCCAGCCACAGGCGCACGCCCTCCGCTCCCGGGCGGACGTAGACGCCGAAGTCCTCGTAACCCCGGCAGATCTCCCGGCCGTGACGGTCCAGTAGGGCCAGGTGCAGACGCACCCGCTGTCCGCTGACCGGCGCCCGGAAACGGAGCGTGCCGGCCTCGGCCACGCCGAACGCGGGCAGGACCACGCCGGGGAGGCTCCCCCGCTGCGCCCCGGGGCGGGGACCCACGCCGGGGCCGGGCAGCGGCGTCGCAACGCCCTCCTCCAGCCACCAGCACACGGTGCAGCCCGGCGCGGCGGCGGCGGAGTCGGAGGCGACCTGCACGCGCACCGCCACGGTCTCGCCGGCCGCCAGCGCCCATCGGCTCCCTGCCGGGCGGGCGATGAGCTGCGTGCCGGCGATGACCGTGGGGTACAGGGCGTGCCCGGCCTTGGGCTGCCGGTTCTGGTTCAGCAGGCCGTTGCACTCCCAGTGCACGTCGGTGAACTCGGTGATGACGTACCCGTTCAGGCTCGGGCGCTGCCGCATCGCCTCGATCTCGTGCTTGAGCGCCCGGAACTGCTGCACCTGCGTCGCCCGCACGAAGTCGCGGTACGCCCCGAAGACGGCCGGCAGCGCCGAGCCGGCGTACCGCTCCCGCACCCCGGCCGGATGGACCACGCCCTCGTTCCAGGTGGCGCCGGTGGCGAACCACCAGGGCTCCCGACCCTCCCCGTCCAGGAGGTCGTGGGCGTCCGGCAGGCCCCAGTTGCCGAACTCCGAGTTCATCAGGGGCTCCTGCCCGGTGGGGCGTCCGTCGCCGTGGGGGCTGAAGAGCCAGCCGGGGCGGCCGGCGAGGTCCGCCACCCAGGCCTCCCACCGGTCGAAGTGGTCCGGGTAGGCGTAGTAGCTGTGGTAGTCGGCCAGGTCGGTGGCCATGTGGAAGTTGCCGGGGCAGGCCGAGTTGTCGGTGATGAGGCGGGTCGGGTCGTACGCCTTGAAGTGGTCGTACATCTGCGCCAGCCACGTCCGGTCCCGCTCCTGGCTCAGGTCCAGGCCCCACGACTCGTTGATGACCGACCAGATGACCGTGGCCGGGTGGTTGTAGTCGCGCTCGATCAGCCCCTCCAGGGTGGCCCGGCAGAGTTCGGGGGCCCGGCCCTGGGAGTTGCTCGGGTTTCCGTACTCCTCCCAGACCAGCAGCCCGAGCTTGTCCGCCCAGTAGAGGTAGCGGGGATGCGGCGCCTTGATGTGGCACCGGAGCGTGTTCAGCCCCAGCTCCTTCGCCAGGCGGACCTGCTCCATCAGGAAGGCGTCGTCGGGCGGCGTCCAGAGGCTGACGGGGTAGTAGTCCTGGTCCAGCGCAGCCCGGATGTAGAGCGGCCTGCCGTTCAGGTAGATGCGGTTCTCCCGGGCCTCCACGGTGCGCATGCCGAAGTGGTCCTCCAGCCGGTCCACCGGGGTGCTCCCCTCCAGCAGCACCGCCTCGAACTCGTAGAGGTCGGGGTGCTCGGGGGCCCAGAGCACGGGCCTCGGGATGCGTACGCTCACGTGCGCCTCGCCGGCTGCAGCGGGCGCCGGGGGCGAGGCGTACGTTGCGCCGTCCGGCCCGGTCACCCGCACCTGCACCGACCAGTGGCCCTCCGGCGTGGACGGCGTTGGTACCGGCCAAGGCGCCCGGCCGCCTGCGGGGCCCTGGCCGGCCAGCCGGGTGCCGGTGGGCGCCGCCTTGCTGCTCAGGGGCCCCTCGGGCCCGGCCAGGATCGCCCGGAAGTGGACCTGCCCGCCTGCCACGTCGGGGTGGCCAGCACCCGATAGAGCCATACGGGGCTGCCGGCCTCCAGCCAGACCTCCTGCCAGATACCGCCGATGGAGCCGTACCAGCTCTGCTTGCCGTGCGGCGCCTCCTGGAAGGAGATGTCGGGAAACGGACGGTACTCCCGGTCGGGCCAGGCGGCGCCGCCGGGATCGGTCACCCGCACGGTCAATCGGTGATCGCGGCCGAACGCGACGTACCGGGTGATGTCGAACCAGAAGGGCAGGAAGCCGCCCTCGTGGTTGCCCACGTACCGGCCGTCGATCCAGACCTCGGCCAGGTAGTCGACCGCGCCGAAGTGGAGCCGCACCGCCCGGCCACCCCACGCGGCGGGCACGGTGAACGTGCGCTCGTAAACCGATACATCGGCATAGTCCCGCAGGTCGGCGAACTGCGCCTGGATGCAGCCGGGCACGGCGATGGTGCGGGGTTCCGTCAGGGCCGCGGGCGGCGTGTCGGGGTCGTTGTAGGGGGCGCCGGGGGTCGGCTGGAACCGCCAGGCGCCGTTCAGAGAGAGCCGCTCACGCACCGGCGCCCACCCCTTCCGTCGGGATCTGCCCGCCCGCCCCGCCGGCCGCCTCCTGGGCGGCCCAGAGGCAGCGGCGGGCGAACTGGTCGATGAGGTCGCCCGCCACCCAGTGGAAGTTCTCCCGGGTGGCCCAGAGCCGGTCCACCGCATCCCGGCGCAGGGCGGGCAGGCGGGGATCAGCCGGATCCTGCAGGGTGGTGCGCAGGGCCGTGAGGGCGAGCGCCACGGTATCGCACCAGCCCGCCAGCTTCTCGGCCCAGGGGCGCAGCTCGGCCTGCAGCCACGGGTTCACCATGCTGTGGAGCACGCGGTCCGCCGCGGCGTGCAGCCGGGCGAACTCGGCCAGCAGGTCGCCGATCAGGGCCAGCCGCTCGGCGGCGCCAGGCGGGGCCGACGCCCCGCCAGGAATCGGTGTCCGCCCCGCTCCGGGCGCCAGCGCGGCAATGGCGGGCGCTTCCTCTCCCGGCGCCGGCGCCCCCTCCAGGTCGGGGCCCGCCACGGCGGGCGCGCCGCCCCAGCGCCGCCAGAACTCGTTGAACGTAAACGCCAGCTGGTTGTAGAGCTGGCGCCCGCGCTCCAGGTGCGACCAGCGCGCCAGGTCGGCCAGCGCTGCCACCGCCCGGGCGTCGGCCTCGTCGCCGCAGACGTCCAGCAGGGCCTTCTGCCATGCGGCCTCGGGCTCATAGCCCGCCGGGTCGGCCATGTACTGCGCGTAGGTGTGCAGCGGGATCTTGCTGGCCTCGGGCTGCAGCGAGGCGTTGGCGACGATGCCCAGGGCCACCGTGCCCAGGTCGGCGTCGCGCCCCCGGATGGGACGCAGGTGGGGCCGCCAGCGCATCTCGCCGTCGTTGACGGGGTAGTTGTCCCAGTAGAGCACGGGGCGGCGCAGGGTCTCGCTGATCACCCTGGCGTCCGCCGTCGTCAGGCGGGGGCTGCACACCTCGGGTCCGGTCCACATCACGCAGACCTCCCGCCGGAGCCCCTCGCCGAGGCGCGCCAGGTAGGCGGAGCGCCCCTCGCCGCAGTACTCGGTGGGGACGAACAGGTAGCGCTCGACGCCGCCCCACTCCTGCAGGCGGGCCAGCACCGCGTTGTTCAGCCACACGTGGGCGTTGGCCACGCTGCCGAACCGCGCCTCGTCGTCCGGGTAGTGGAACTTGTCGGGCATGTCGTCCACCAGCAGCATGAAGCCGCGCACCCCGAGCCGGTAGACGGACTCCAGCTTGGCGAAGAGCGCGGCCATCTCGCCCTCGTCGCTGTAGTGCAGCTTCAGCGGGCTCAGGCCGAACACGAAGAGGATGCCCCGCTCGCGGCACCGCCGCTCGAGGGACGCGAAGCGCGCCAGCTCCTCGGGCAGGTAGGGCTCCAGCCAGCGGTTGCGGTGGATCGGGTCGTTCTTGGGCGCGTAGACGTAGAGGTTGTAGCCGTGCCGGCCCAGGAAGTCGATCATGCGCTCCCGTTCGGCATGCGACCACGGGCGGCCGTAGAAGCCCTCGATCACGCCGCGGATCTCGAAGGGGCTCACCGTCGTCAACTCCTCTCAGCTTCCAGCGTGTACAGGGCCTCGGCGTGCTGCCCGAACCGGCGGTCGCCCACCGTCAGGTCCGCTGCGACGCGCACTCGGTACGCAGCCCCCGAAAGCGGGGCCTCCAAGACGAACCCGACCTCCCCGGTCGCGCGGGGCGCCAGCCGCACCCGTGCGAACTCCGGCTCCGCCCGCCAGCCGGGGGGCAGGGTCAGCCGCACCTCCGCCTCCTCCGCCGTGCCGAAGGGGTTCCGCACGGCCACGGCGACCGGCAGCCGCGCACCCGGCCGGAGCGTGGCCCGGTAGGGGCGGATCTCCGCGCCGACGGAGCCCGCCCCGAAGTCGACCTCCTCCAGGGGCAGCAGCTCCCGGTGGAGGCGCGCGACCTCGCCCGCGGCCCGCTCCAGGGCCTCCAGGTACTCGTCGGTGACCGGGAGCGGGCCCCAGTGGCCGCGGATCAGTACGTCCGGGCGCAGCCGCCGCAGCAGCGCGGCGGTGGCCACGAAGTCGTCGACCTGGAACCGGTTCTTGTATACGTAGTTCAGGAAGAGGCCGTCGCCGTCCGCCACCTGGTCACCGACGGCCAGCACGCGCCGGCCGTCCACCTCGAAGGCGATGGCCACGGCGTAGTAGGTGTGGCCGGGCAGCGGGTGGAGCGTCAGGGTGTACTCCTCCCACCGGATGGGCTCGCCCAGCGGCAGCCGGCGGTCGACGGGGACGGGGTCGTACCAGAGGCAGGGCAGATCCTGCTGCTCCGGCCGCTCCAGGATGTCGGCGAAGGACTCCGGGCACCAGTGCTGCGCCCCCTCCACCTCCCGGAGCAGGTTGATGCCGGCCACGTGGTCGTCGTGGTAGTGGGTGGGGACCACGACGTCGATGGCGCGCACCCCGTACTTCTCCTTGAGGGCCTTGATCGTATAGAGCCAGGGCCGGCGGGAGGCCCGGTCGGACCCGGCGGCCGGCCCGAACATGAAATCGTAGCCGAAGTCGATCACCAGAGCCTTGCCGCTGTCGGACCGCAGCACGAAGGAGTTCGCCATCGATGTGCGGTTGAACAGCAGGTGCGGCGTCTCCGGGGTTGCGGGCTCGTAGGGCTCCTCCCGCAGCAGGAAGAGGCGCGGGTTCTGCCGCCGCACGGTCCGCAGATCGGCCAGCCGCTGCACGGTGAGGTCGATGGCCCCGGCCGG
This genomic stretch from Symbiobacterium terraclitae harbors:
- a CDS encoding sugar-binding domain-containing protein, whose amino-acid sequence is MRERLSLNGAWRFQPTPGAPYNDPDTPPAALTEPRTIAVPGCIQAQFADLRDYADVSVYERTFTVPAAWGGRAVRLHFGAVDYLAEVWIDGRYVGNHEGGFLPFWFDITRYVAFGRDHRLTVRVTDPGGAAWPDREYRPFPDISFQEAPHGKQSWYGSIGGIWQEVWLEAGSPVWLYRVLATPTWQAGRSTSGRSWPGPRGP
- a CDS encoding MBL fold metallo-hydrolase, with protein sequence MRQLSESLYLHRDTCNVYVIKEGRSAVLIDCGDGSVLDGLSAIGVDRVTDVLMTHHHRDQAQGLPRAAATGARIWVPEAEQDLFARVDRHWLARELANIYNNREDRFSLLEPVPVAGLLRDYRTVRLGRHEFTVVPTPGHTTGSVSLLARVDGRTVAFTGDLIYGPGKVWSLAATQWSYNGGEGIAGTILSLLDLKDRRPDVLLPSHGEPMADPAGAIDLTVQRLADLRTVRRQNPRLFLLREEPYEPATPETPHLLFNRTSMANSFVLRSDSGKALVIDFGYDFMFGPAAGSDRASRRPWLYTIKALKEKYGVRAIDVVVPTHYHDDHVAGINLLREVEGAQHWCPESFADILERPEQQDLPCLWYDPVPVDRRLPLGEPIRWEEYTLTLHPLPGHTYYAVAIAFEVDGRRVLAVGDQVADGDGLFLNYVYKNRFQVDDFVATAALLRRLRPDVLIRGHWGPLPVTDEYLEALERAAGEVARLHRELLPLEEVDFGAGSVGAEIRPYRATLRPGARLPVAVAVRNPFGTAEEAEVRLTLPPGWRAEPEFARVRLAPRATGEVGFVLEAPLSGAAYRVRVAADLTVGDRRFGQHAEALYTLEAERS
- a CDS encoding four-carbon acid sugar kinase family protein, yielding MSGHARVPRPLVGVVADDITGAGDIGVMFAKHGYAVRIFGAGTDLSTLPQRLAGRRTDVIIIDTDSRMDAPSVAYAKVRRATAALVRAGCGLFWKKTCSVFRGNVGPEFDALFDELDHGFALAVAAFPKNGRATRDGCHYVHGRPLAESEFARDPVHPRTESNLVADLQRQTGRKVGLIPLAVIRRGPEAIRAAMGEAQAAGVAYALCDGETQADLAAIARAAAAERVLLGSSALAEELPAVWEPVTPYSPLAGLELDDAAGVLVIAGSVMPQTQAQVAAAEAAGARVFTLTSEEALRDPAGAAAQLARAAADGLRAGANVVVRSENRPDAVDAARALGASLGMDGVAVSRRISAVLASVAKAALAETGARRLITLGGDTSAAVCRELGVDETVVLAEIAPGLPSSLVPGERPLLLVLKSGSFGGPEFVNEAIAHLSGLGR
- a CDS encoding class II aldolase/adducin family protein; amino-acid sequence: MDREQIVQAMIDHSRSLFQRNYTYSTGGNLSHRFGDGMLISATNTSFGRLLPGDFVACDLSGRPLPGEALQPSKEAIFHAAIYRARPEVGAVLHLHSQAAIALSCLAVPTDTGNVLPAVTSGSVTRVGRVPLIEYIPPGAQRLAERIEAVCRSVNAILLQNHGVVTYAPALDQAVDIAEELEQNIKVWLMTGGQARILTDDELAGAKPLFGAAVAPGTQRPVLREGVNLGGGLRL
- a CDS encoding beta-N-acetylglucosaminidase domain-containing protein produces the protein MSPFEIRGVIEGFYGRPWSHAERERMIDFLGRHGYNLYVYAPKNDPIHRNRWLEPYLPEELARFASLERRCRERGILFVFGLSPLKLHYSDEGEMAALFAKLESVYRLGVRGFMLLVDDMPDKFHYPDDEARFGSVANAHVWLNNAVLARLQEWGGVERYLFVPTEYCGEGRSAYLARLGEGLRREVCVMWTGPEVCSPRLTTADARVISETLRRPVLYWDNYPVNDGEMRWRPHLRPIRGRDADLGTVALGIVANASLQPEASKIPLHTYAQYMADPAGYEPEAAWQKALLDVCGDEADARAVAALADLARWSHLERGRQLYNQLAFTFNEFWRRWGGAPAVAGPDLEGAPAPGEEAPAIAALAPGAGRTPIPGGASAPPGAAERLALIGDLLAEFARLHAAADRVLHSMVNPWLQAELRPWAEKLAGWCDTVALALTALRTTLQDPADPRLPALRRDAVDRLWATRENFHWVAGDLIDQFARRCLWAAQEAAGGAGGQIPTEGVGAGA
- a CDS encoding glycoside hydrolase family 2 TIM barrel-domain containing protein, with amino-acid sequence MALSGAGHPDVAGGQVHFRAILAGPEGPLSSKAAPTGTRLAGQGPAGGRAPWPVPTPSTPEGHWSVQVRVTGPDGATYASPPAPAAAGEAHVSVRIPRPVLWAPEHPDLYEFEAVLLEGSTPVDRLEDHFGMRTVEARENRIYLNGRPLYIRAALDQDYYPVSLWTPPDDAFLMEQVRLAKELGLNTLRCHIKAPHPRYLYWADKLGLLVWEEYGNPSNSQGRAPELCRATLEGLIERDYNHPATVIWSVINESWGLDLSQERDRTWLAQMYDHFKAYDPTRLITDNSACPGNFHMATDLADYHSYYAYPDHFDRWEAWVADLAGRPGWLFSPHGDGRPTGQEPLMNSEFGNWGLPDAHDLLDGEGREPWWFATGATWNEGVVHPAGVRERYAGSALPAVFGAYRDFVRATQVQQFRALKHEIEAMRQRPSLNGYVITEFTDVHWECNGLLNQNRQPKAGHALYPTVIAGTQLIARPAGSRWALAAGETVAVRVQVASDSAAAAPGCTVCWWLEEGVATPLPGPGVGPRPGAQRGSLPGVVLPAFGVAEAGTLRFRAPVSGQRVRLHLALLDRHGREICRGYEDFGVYVRPGAEGVRLWLDPDLAGAHPGLAGALEALGYAVSAGGLGAAGDVALASRLEGPALAHVAAGGRLLLLAGAPQDLPGGLRIVDRKDGQWHGDWASGWHWLRPGLLGESEAALENPLDLDWAGLLPEHVVLGAGEAQADWLAGYVLGWVRLPAATALGFRLGRGSVVATTFRVAGCLGDHPAAAPLLAGLIARLRDPAFRPALHVAKEAR